CCGCGCGGTGTGGAAGGCGAGGTCGATTACGGCTTCAGGGCTGCCCATCGCGCGGCTCATGCTGGTTTCGATGGTTGTGTTGCGATCATGGTCGATCGCCTCGTTGACCACGTCGTAGCTGGAGATGACGCCTTTGTAGCGGCTGGTGACAGTCTGGATATGCTCGGTCAGCAGCCGCTCAGCCTCGCGCACCGGGTTGGCGCCATAGTCATAGGTGTTGAGCCAGTTCGGGAACCACTGCGGCCGGTGCCACAGCAGGGTGTGGCCGCGAACCGCGAGCGCGTTCTGCTGCGCCCAGCGCACGATCTCGTCCATGCGGTCGAAGGCATAGACGGTGGGGGCGGGGCGGACGGCCTGCCACTTCATCTCGTTTTCCGGGACGACGATGCCGCATTCGCCCTTGATGATGGCAGTGTAATCGGCGTTCTGGATCGAGCCCGCATTGGTGGTGCCGGGGGTCGATGCGATGGCGCTGCCGAACTTGCGACCGCGCTGCGCGGCAATGGCGTTGAGTCCGGGCTGTGGCACGCCAGTCGCAGGCGGGGTGGGCGCGGGTGGGGGAGAGCTGATCGGCGCAGGCGCAGCTCCGACCGATCCGCCGCCGCAGCCGACCAGCGGCAATGCGGCAAGCCCTGCGAGCGCCGCGCGCCGGGAGAGGTTGAAATCCGTATCCATGTCAGATGATCTCCACGTCGAGCGGGGTGAGGTTGGCCGAGCTGTTACCCGCCCACAGCCGCAGCGGACCGGGCGGGTTGGTCTCGGTTAGGGCTTCGTCCCACACCGCCATTTGGCGGGCGGGGATGGTGAAGCTGAGAGTGCGGTTCTCGCCCGGCTCTAGCGTGACGCGCTGGAAGCCCTTGAGTTCGAGCACAGGGCGGCTGATCGCAAGGCCGGAGCGGGTGATGTAGAGCTGCACGACCTCGTCACCTCTCCGGCTGCCGGTGTTGGTGACGGTGACCTGCGCGGTGACATCCTCGTCGCGGGCGAAGCGGGGCTTGGCGGTGTTCGGGGCGGAGACGGCGAAGCTGGTGTAGCTGAGGCCGTGGCCGAAGGGAAAAAGCGGGGCCGCGTCGTCAAACAGATAACCGCGCCGCGCGCTCGGCTTGTGATTGTAGAACAGCGGGATCTGGCCTGCGTTGCGGACGACACTGACGGGCAGTTTCGCGCCCGGATTGATGTCGCCCAACAGCGCCTCGGCGACGGCGCGGCCGCCTTCCTGCCCTGGATACCAGCATTCCAGCACGGCATCGGCCTTGGCGATCACATTGGGCCAGCTGGGCGGGCGGCCATTGTAAGCGGCGACGATCAGCGGCTTGCCGAGTGCGGCGATGGCATCGACCAGCGCGTTCTGCTCGCCGAGAATGTCGATACTGGTGCGGTCGCCGAGATGGTTCTTCGCAAAGCCTTCGCGGCTGGTCTGCTCGGTGTCGCCGAGGGCGAGGATGATGGTGTCGGCGGTTCGGGCCACTTTCACCGCCTCGGCGATCAGGCGCAAGTTGGCGGCGCGGTCAGCCAGCGTGACGTCATCTGCTGAGCGGTCTTCGCTGGTGGTGATGAATACGCCTTGCGCGGTCACAAATTCGGCGCGTGGCGCGATCATGCGCAAGCCTTCGATCAGGCTGATGGTTTGCTTGGGCACGCTCGAATAGCCACCGAGCCGCGCAATCGCGTGGTTCGGCCCGATCACCGCGACCCGGCCCATCGCCTTGCGGTCGAGCGGCAAGGCGCCGTTGTTGGTGAGCAGGCACACGCCCTTACGCGCCGCCTCCAGCGCCAGCGCGCGGGCTTCGGCATTGCCGGTGATCGCTTCGGCCAGTGCGGCATCGCCATAGGGGTTCTCGAACAGCGCGCAGCGGAACTTGAACGCCAACATCCGCGCGCAGGCGGTGTCGACCAGCGCCAACGGCACACGGCCCGCGCGCTCGGCGTCCACCAGCGTGGCGAAGGCCTGACCTTCGGGTAATTCGCTGTCGACCCCGGCAAGCAGCGCCTGATGCGCCGCATCCTCCCAATCGCGCGCGACATGGTGGAGTGTAGCGAGTTCGTGCACCCCTCCGTAATCACTGGCGATGATCCCGTCGAAGCCCCACTCGCCGCGCAGCACGGTGCCCAGCAGCCACGCGTTGGCGTGGCTCGGCACCCCGTCGATCTCGTTGTAACTCGGCATCACCGCGCCGACCGAGGTGCGGCGGAGGACCTCGCGGAAGGGGGGGAAGAAATTCTCGCGCAGCTCGCGTTCGGAAAGCTGCGCCGGGGCGACGTTGTTACCGCTTTCGGGCTGGCCGTGGCCGGTCATGTGCTTCAATGTGGCGAAGACCTTGCCGTCCGCCAACCGCTCGAACTTGCCCGGCCCTTGCAGGCCTTCCACGGCGGCGACGGCCATTTCGGCCGCGAGGTAGGGGTCTTCGCCCCAGGTCTCCTCGATCCGCCCCCAGCGGGGGTCGCGGACGATGTCGACCACCGGGGATAGCACCAGCGGCACGCCGCGCGCGCGAGTTTCGCGGGCGATGACGGACTGCACGCGGCGCATCAGATCGGTGTCGAAACTCCCCGCCAGCGCAATCGCCTGCGGGAACATCGTCGCCTCGGTCGCCATGTAGCCGTGGAGCGATTCCTCGTGCAGCAGTACCGGGATGCCGAGCCGCGTGTCCTCCAGCGCCCAGCGTTGTAGCGCGTTGATGAAGGCGACCGTCTCGGCCGGGGTGCGCCACCGCGCCGCGGTGCCGCCCGCCGCCCCGGTGATGCCGGGCACGCCGCGCTTGTCGCTCGGACGGGTGACGTGGCCGATCCCGTCGGGGAAGGCGGCGCTGGCCTTGGCGGGATTGAACGCGAGGCCATCAATCATGTCAGCCTTGGCCGCCCACGCCGTGCGGAGCTGTGCGACCTTTTCCTCAAGCGTCATCCGCGCCATCAGGTCGGCGACGCGCAGGGGGATGGGCGCCGCAGCGTCCTTGTAGACCGGGCTACCCGCCGCCCACGTTGCAGGCCCCGCCGCCAGCGCCAGCACGGCGAGGCTGCCGCCGCCCATCAGACGCAAGGCATGACGGCGGGTGTGGCTCACTCAGTCACCGTCAGTGTGACGCTCTGCACCTCTGCCGAGTTTGCGCCGGTCATCAGCGTGAAGGTGCCGGGTTCTGTCACCTGCTTCATCTCGGTGTTCCACAGCATGAAGGCGCGCGGCTGAACCGTGATCGCAACATTGCGCGTCTCACCGGGGGCGAGGGTGACACGCTGGAAGCCGACCAGCTCCCTCACCGGGCGCGTGACCGAGCTGACATCGTCGCGCAGGTAGACCTGCACCACTTCATCGCCCGCACGCTTGCCGGTGTTGGTGACCGGTACCGTCACCGTCACGCTTTGCCCGGCCTTGATGGTGCTCGCCGAAAGCTGCGGCGCGCCGAGCGCGAAAGTGGTGTAGCTGAGCCCCCAGCCGAAGGGGTAGAGCGGCGTCACCTCGTCGAATAGATACCCACGCCGCGCGCTCGGCTTGTGGTTATAGAACATCGGCAGTTGGCCCGCATTGCGCGCAACCGAGACCGGCAGCTTGCCGCCCGGATTGACGCGCCCGAGCAGCGCATCGGCAATCGCTGTGCCCTGCTGCTCGCCCGCATACCACGTTTCGAGCACCGCATCGGCCTCGGCCGCAATGGTCGGGTAGCTCGGCGGACGGCCATTGATAAGCACGGCCACGACGGGCTTGCCCAGCGCCTTCAGCGCGGCGAACAATTCGTTCTGTTCGCCCACCAAATCCAAGCTGGTGCGGTCGCCCAAGTGTCCTGCGGCCCAGCCTTCGCGGCTGGTTTTCTCGGTATCGCCGATGAACAGCACGATGGTGTCGGCGGATTTAGCCACCTCGACCGCTTCGGCAATGCGGCGGCGGTTTTCGGCCGGGTCGCCCAATTCCACCGGATCGTCCCACCAGTCGCTGTCACCCTTGACGATTTCGACCCCCATCGCATGGACGATCCGCGCCTTGTCGCCCACGGCAGCGCGGATGCCCTGAAGCGGTGTAACGCTCGCACGCGGTTCACCGTAATAGCCGCCCAGCCGCGCGACATCTGCGTTGGGGCCGATTACCGCGATGGTGGGCTTCTTGCCTGACGCAGGCAGCGCCAGCGGCAAGGTGCCGTTGTTCTTGAGCAGCACCAGCGACTTTTCCGCCGCCAGCCTCGCGAGCGCGACGCCCTCGGCCCCGTTCGAGGTCTTGGCCTTGGCAAGATCGGGCCAGGGGTTGTCGAACAGCCCGGCATTGAACTTGGTGGTCAACAAGCGGCGCACGGCGTTGTCGATGGCGGCCTGTGACACGCGGCCTTCACGCACGCTGCGCGCGAGGTCCTTGAACCCTGCGCCTTCAGGCAAATCGACATCGACGCCCGCGAGTAGCGCGATCTCGCCCGCGCGGGCATTGTCGGGGGCGATGTGGTGGAGGCGGGCCATGTCCTCGATCGCGTAGTAATCGGAGACGACCGCGCCGCGGTAACCCCACTCGCCGCGCAGCACGTCCTCCAGTAGCCAGCGGTTGGCGTGGCTCGGCACACCGTCGATCTCGTTATAGCTCGCCATCACCGCGTCGATCTTGGTGCGTTTGACCACCTGTTCGAACGGCGGGAAGAACATTTCGCGCAAGGTGCGCTCGCTGATCTGGGCGGGGCCAACGTTGGTGCCGCTTTCAGGCTGACCGTGGCCGGTCATGTGCTTCAATGTCGCCATCACCTTGCCCGACGCAAGCTTGCGGGCCGTGCCGGTGCCCATCAGCCCTTCGACCGAAGCGACGCCCATTTCGCCTACGAGGAACGGGTCTTCGCCGAAGGTTTCCTCGATCCGGCCCCAGCGCGGATCGCGCGCGACATCCACCACGGGAGAGAGCACCGAGTGGACGCCGCGCGCGTGGGTCTCGTCAGCGATCAGGGCGTTGATGTCGCGGATCAATGCGGGGTCCCAGGTGCTGGCAAGACCAATGGCCTGCGGGAACGCGGTCGCATCCTTGGCGGCGAGGCCGTGGAGCGATTCCTCGTGAAACAGGACAGGGATGCCGAGCCGGGTGTTCTGCATCGCCCACTTCTGCGCATCGATCACATACTGGATGCTGGCTTCGATCGAGCGGCGCGGCACCTTGCGCGGGGAGGATGGTCCGGCGCGGTCAGAGGGGCGGGCGATCTGGCCGATCCCGTCGGGGAATTTTGCGGCGGCCTTAGCGGGATCGAAGACATCGCCGTCGCCTTGGATCTGGGCCTTGCTGTCCCAGATGGTGATGATCTGCGCGACCTTTTCGTCCAGCGTCATGCGCGCCAGCAGGTCTTCGACGCGTTGTTCGGTCGGCAGGTTGGCGTTCCAGTAGGGCGCGTCCTTCATTGCCCGCTCGACCGCCACGCTCTGCGCGTGGGTCGCCGGTGGGGCAATCATCCCAAACGCTGCCAGACACACGCCAGCCGCCAGCGCGGCCCGCTTGATCCCTCTCATCCTATGTCCCTCTCCTGCCACGACGGCTTGACTGACCGTCTCTTTGTGGTAGCGCTACCATGATGAGAGGGACGGGCCTTGTCAACCGGCTTGCGATGCTGATTGTGGCAGTGGGGTCAGCTATGTTCCCGCTTGCTTCGTTGCACGCCGAGGACGGCTATGACCTGTGGCTGCGCCATGCGCCGCTGGAGGGCGAAGCGCTGGCGCGGTTGGCGGCGCTAGATGGAGCGATTTACGCTCCGACCGCCCACGATCCGACCGTCGCCATTGCCGTGAGCGAGCTTCGCACCGGAATGGATCGGCTTCTCGGCCAACCCTCCGCCGCCCCGCTCGTGATCCTCGATGTTCGTGTGCCGGGGCAGGGGCCGAGGCGCGCGTTTTCCCTCGATTGCGATGGCTCTGCGATGCGGAGTCACGGCGCCTTCAGAATCGCAGGGACAGGCGACGGTATCCGCATCACGGCCGCCGAACCTATCGGCTGCCTTTACGCCGTCTATGCGGTGCTGCGTGAACTGGGCCTTGGCCGAGACCCGGCCATGCTGGCGCTGGACGAGACCCCCGCCA
This sequence is a window from uncultured Erythrobacter sp.. Protein-coding genes within it:
- a CDS encoding endo-1,4-beta-xylanase; this translates as MDTDFNLSRRAALAGLAALPLVGCGGGSVGAAPAPISSPPPAPTPPATGVPQPGLNAIAAQRGRKFGSAIASTPGTTNAGSIQNADYTAIIKGECGIVVPENEMKWQAVRPAPTVYAFDRMDEIVRWAQQNALAVRGHTLLWHRPQWFPNWLNTYDYGANPVREAERLLTEHIQTVTSRYKGVISSYDVVNEAIDHDRNTTIETSMSRAMGSPEAVIDLAFHTARAELPDAQLVYNDYMSWEPQHQKHCADVLRLLEGFRKRGTPVDALGIQSHIEIFAIDPATGVGPYAEREWRRFLDEVTGMGYRLLVTEFDVKDKALPANIAQRDEKVADFARRYFDLMLDYDAKLDDVLAWGMVDKFNWLQGFDPAKRADGQEVRGTPYDSQYRAKPLRTALANVMSAAG
- a CDS encoding glycoside hydrolase family 3 N-terminal domain-containing protein, whose product is MGGGSLAVLALAAGPATWAAGSPVYKDAAAPIPLRVADLMARMTLEEKVAQLRTAWAAKADMIDGLAFNPAKASAAFPDGIGHVTRPSDKRGVPGITGAAGGTAARWRTPAETVAFINALQRWALEDTRLGIPVLLHEESLHGYMATEATMFPQAIALAGSFDTDLMRRVQSVIARETRARGVPLVLSPVVDIVRDPRWGRIEETWGEDPYLAAEMAVAAVEGLQGPGKFERLADGKVFATLKHMTGHGQPESGNNVAPAQLSERELRENFFPPFREVLRRTSVGAVMPSYNEIDGVPSHANAWLLGTVLRGEWGFDGIIASDYGGVHELATLHHVARDWEDAAHQALLAGVDSELPEGQAFATLVDAERAGRVPLALVDTACARMLAFKFRCALFENPYGDAALAEAITGNAEARALALEAARKGVCLLTNNGALPLDRKAMGRVAVIGPNHAIARLGGYSSVPKQTISLIEGLRMIAPRAEFVTAQGVFITTSEDRSADDVTLADRAANLRLIAEAVKVARTADTIILALGDTEQTSREGFAKNHLGDRTSIDILGEQNALVDAIAALGKPLIVAAYNGRPPSWPNVIAKADAVLECWYPGQEGGRAVAEALLGDINPGAKLPVSVVRNAGQIPLFYNHKPSARRGYLFDDAAPLFPFGHGLSYTSFAVSAPNTAKPRFARDEDVTAQVTVTNTGSRRGDEVVQLYITRSGLAISRPVLELKGFQRVTLEPGENRTLSFTIPARQMAVWDEALTETNPPGPLRLWAGNSSANLTPLDVEII
- a CDS encoding glycoside hydrolase family 3 N-terminal domain-containing protein; protein product: MKDAPYWNANLPTEQRVEDLLARMTLDEKVAQIITIWDSKAQIQGDGDVFDPAKAAAKFPDGIGQIARPSDRAGPSSPRKVPRRSIEASIQYVIDAQKWAMQNTRLGIPVLFHEESLHGLAAKDATAFPQAIGLASTWDPALIRDINALIADETHARGVHSVLSPVVDVARDPRWGRIEETFGEDPFLVGEMGVASVEGLMGTGTARKLASGKVMATLKHMTGHGQPESGTNVGPAQISERTLREMFFPPFEQVVKRTKIDAVMASYNEIDGVPSHANRWLLEDVLRGEWGYRGAVVSDYYAIEDMARLHHIAPDNARAGEIALLAGVDVDLPEGAGFKDLARSVREGRVSQAAIDNAVRRLLTTKFNAGLFDNPWPDLAKAKTSNGAEGVALARLAAEKSLVLLKNNGTLPLALPASGKKPTIAVIGPNADVARLGGYYGEPRASVTPLQGIRAAVGDKARIVHAMGVEIVKGDSDWWDDPVELGDPAENRRRIAEAVEVAKSADTIVLFIGDTEKTSREGWAAGHLGDRTSLDLVGEQNELFAALKALGKPVVAVLINGRPPSYPTIAAEADAVLETWYAGEQQGTAIADALLGRVNPGGKLPVSVARNAGQLPMFYNHKPSARRGYLFDEVTPLYPFGWGLSYTTFALGAPQLSASTIKAGQSVTVTVPVTNTGKRAGDEVVQVYLRDDVSSVTRPVRELVGFQRVTLAPGETRNVAITVQPRAFMLWNTEMKQVTEPGTFTLMTGANSAEVQSVTLTVTE